The genomic interval CTTCATTTGGTGTTATCGGGGTATTTGAAAAAGGAAAAACGGCAGCTTATTTAGAAAAGAGTGGAGAATGGATTAAAATCTCCTATTCAGGAAAACAAGGTTGGGTATCTTCTGATTATGTGAAGCTAAACACTTCTAATCAAAATTCAAATACAGCATCAAGTATGAATAAAAAAGCTAGTGTAAATGCAACTTCTTTGAATGTAAGAAAGACACCTTCTGCATCTGGTGTTCGAGTGGGCAGTTTAAAAAAGAATGCTACTGTGACAGTTGTCAAAGAACAAAGCAATTGGATGCAAATCAAAACCAATAGTCTTCAAGGCTGGGTGCATAGTGATTATTTAAAATTCGATTCTATTGATTCAGCTAAAACACCTTCTGAAGATTCATCGTCAACTAACTCAAATAAATTAAATACAAGCGGTACTGTAACAGCTACTTCACTCACTGTTAGAAATAGCGGAGCTTTAAGCGGTAAGGTTGTTGGATCTGTTCGTAAAGGGACAAAGGTAACCATTATAGAGGAAAAGAATGATTGGTATAAAATTAATTATGGTACGAATAAATCAGGCTGGGTTTCTAGCAGGTACATTTCAAAAACTGCTGATTCCAGTAATAATCCTTCCAATAACGACAGTAAAAAGAAAGTAAAAATTATTTATGATGGTACAAACATTCGTTCAGGAGCCTCAACAAATTATAGTGTAGTAAAAAGGGCTAATAGTGGAGACTTATTTGAGATTATTGAAACTGTTGGAGATTGGTATAAAATAAAGCTCGGAAATAGTAATACAGGTTATATAGCAGGCTGGGTTGTAGAAGCTAGCGGTGTTCAATCCCCTGTTACTAAACCTGGATCTGAACAATATGTAAAAGGCAAAACAATTGTAATTGATCCAGGGCATGGAGGACAAGATAGTGGTGCTGTGGGAAGCCGAGGTACACTTGAAAAAAATCTAACTTTAACGACTGCTAAATTAGTTTATAATAAGCTAAAATCAGCTGGTGCAAATGTTTCTCTAACACGTTCAAATGATACATATATTAGTCTAAATTCTCGAGTAAGCACTTCACATTATCGAAATGCTGAAGCCTTTATAAGCATTCATTATGATAGTACAGCTGATAGAAGCGCTAATGGGACAACTACATATTATTACAATACATTAAAAGACGGGCCATTAGCATCTACAATGAATACAGAAGTAGTAAAACAAACAAAACTAAAAAACCGCCGTAAAAAATTCGGAAACTTCCATGTATTACGAGAAAATAAAAAACCTGCGGTACTTTTAGAACTAGGATTTTTAAGTAACCGTACTGAGGAAATAACAATAAATACTTCTAGTTATCAAGAACGGGTCTCACAAGGGATATTTAATGGCTTAACACAGTATTTCAAATAAGAAAATACATAAGAAGCTATTGTAAGGAAAAAGCTCTTAGCGGGGCACAAAATAAATAGATAAAACGAACACTATCTTTAGTATAGGCTATTTTCGTACAAATTGTTGTTTTTTAAAACGAAAACTATTTAAGGTTGATTGGAGCGAAAGTGCGAGACTCCTGCGGGAGCAGCGGGACAGGTGAGACCCCGCAGGCGCCGAGGAGGCTCACCGCCCGCCCCGCGGAAAGCGAGCATCTGGAGCGGAAATTAACCACACCGCATTACTTGGTAAATAGCAACAAAGTATGCGAAAACAGCCTTCGTATAAAAAAGGTTAGGTCTCACCTCCAATAGGTGAGACCTAACCTTTTTATTTGCTCTCTATAATTAGTGTCACAGGACCAGCATTTGTAAATTGAACATCCATCATCGCTCCAAATTTTCCTGTTTCCACGTGTAAACCGATTTGCCTTAATTTCGCATTAAATACCTCGTAGAGGTCGTTGGCAAAGTCTGGTCTTGCAGCATTCATGAAGTTTGGGCGTCTTCCTTTTCGACAATCGCCGTATAATGTAAATTGTGAAACAGATAAGACTTGTCCATTTACATCTAATAACGAATCATTCATTTTACCTGAAGCATCTTCAAAGATTCTTACATTTGCAATTTTCTCTGCAAGATATTCAGCATCTTCTTGTGTATCATCATGTGTAATTCCTACCAGGACCATTACACCATTTTCAATTTGACCAACAACTTTTTCTTCTACTATTACTTTAGCGTCCTTTGCTCGTTGTATAACTACTTTCACAATTTACCCTACCTTAATTCATCATTCTTCGTACAGAATAAATATCTGAGATTTGCTTAATTCGTTCGACCACTTTTTGCAAATGATTTATATTCGATATTGAAATGGCCATGTTAATTGTTGCAACTTTATTTCGATCAGATTTACCTGATACTGAGGAAATATTTGTTTTCGTCTCATTTACTGCTTGTAGGACTTCATTTAGTAATCCACGACGATCATACCCTAAGATTTCGATTTCCACATTGTATTCTTTTTTACTTGATGATGGTTGATTTTCCCATTCGACATCAATTAATCGCTCTTTCGCATCCTCAGTGTGAACATTTGTACAATCTTCACGGTGAACAGAAACCCCTCGTCCTTTTGTAATAAAGCCGACAATATCATCACCAGGTACAGGATTACAGCACTTAGATAAGCGTATAAGTAAATTATCAATGCCTTTTACTTGAACACCTGCATCACGCTTTCTAGCAGATGATGAAGAAATATGTTTTGCTTCATTTATCACTTCTTTGATATTTTTAGCCTGTTCTTCTTGATCGCGTTTTTTACGCATCTTTTCTGTTAAACGATTTGCAACTTGTAAGGCAGTGATACCGTTATATCCGACAGCCGCATACATATCCTCTTCATTTGAGAAATTAAACTTTTCAGCTACACGCTGTAAGTTTTCGTCTGTTATGACTTCTTTTACATCGAATTCAAGGTTCTTGATTTCTTTTTCAACTAATTCTTTTCCTTTTTCAACGTTTTCTTCACGGCGCTGCTTTTTAAAGAATTGACGAATTTTATTTTTTGCTTGAGATGTTTGCGCAAGTTTTAACCAATCTTGACTTGGTCCATAGGAATGCTTTGACGTTAATATTTCAATAATGTCTCCTGTTTTCAGCTTATAATCTAATGTCACTATTTTTCCATTTATTTTCGCACCGATTGTTTTGTTTCCTATTTCTGAATGTATGCGATAGGCAAAATCAATCGGTACAGATCCTGATGGTAACTCAATGACATCTCCTTTAGGAGTGAAAATAAAAACCATATCAGAAAATAAATCAATTTTTAACGATTCCATGAATTCCTCAGCATTTGTAGCATCATTTTGGAATTCTAATATCTCTCTAAACCAAGATAATTTTTTATCTAATGTTGATTTATCATCAATTTCTTTGCCTTCTTTATATGCCCAATGGGCAGCAATACCAAACTCAGCGATTTGATGCATTTCAAACGTACGAATTTGAACCTCAAGTGGATCACCTTTAGGTCCGATCACTGTTGTATGGAGCGACTGATACATATTAGGCTTTGGCATAGCAATATAATCTTTAAATCGGCCAGGCATAGGCTTCCAGCATGTATGGATGATTCCTAACACAGCATAACAATCTTTAATACTATTTACGACAATCCGAACAGCTAATAAATCATATATTTCATTAAACTGTTTGTTTTGAAGGACCATTTTCCGATAGATGCTATAAATATGTTTTGGACGCCCTGAAAACTCAGCTTCGATGTTCACTTCTGCAACGCGGTCACGAACTTCTTCAATTACTTGATCTAAATACTCTAAACGTTCTTGTCGCTTCCTCT from Metabacillus sediminilitoris carries:
- the dtd gene encoding D-aminoacyl-tRNA deacylase, whose translation is MKVVIQRAKDAKVIVEEKVVGQIENGVMVLVGITHDDTQEDAEYLAEKIANVRIFEDASGKMNDSLLDVNGQVLSVSQFTLYGDCRKGRRPNFMNAARPDFANDLYEVFNAKLRQIGLHVETGKFGAMMDVQFTNAGPVTLIIESK
- a CDS encoding RelA/SpoT family protein — protein: MANEQVLSSEQVIEKAQRYLSADDTAFIQRAYDFAEEAHREQFRKSGEPYIIHPIQVAGILVELEMDPSTIAGGFLHDVVEDTDITLDDLRGEFGDEVAMLVDGVTKLGKIKYKSQEEQQAENHRKMFVAMAQDIRVILIKLADRLHNMRTLKHLPQEKQRRISNETLEIFAPLAHRLGISKIKWELEDTSLRYLNPQQYYRIVNLMKRKRQERLEYLDQVIEEVRDRVAEVNIEAEFSGRPKHIYSIYRKMVLQNKQFNEIYDLLAVRIVVNSIKDCYAVLGIIHTCWKPMPGRFKDYIAMPKPNMYQSLHTTVIGPKGDPLEVQIRTFEMHQIAEFGIAAHWAYKEGKEIDDKSTLDKKLSWFREILEFQNDATNAEEFMESLKIDLFSDMVFIFTPKGDVIELPSGSVPIDFAYRIHSEIGNKTIGAKINGKIVTLDYKLKTGDIIEILTSKHSYGPSQDWLKLAQTSQAKNKIRQFFKKQRREENVEKGKELVEKEIKNLEFDVKEVITDENLQRVAEKFNFSNEEDMYAAVGYNGITALQVANRLTEKMRKKRDQEEQAKNIKEVINEAKHISSSSARKRDAGVQVKGIDNLLIRLSKCCNPVPGDDIVGFITKGRGVSVHREDCTNVHTEDAKERLIDVEWENQPSSSKKEYNVEIEILGYDRRGLLNEVLQAVNETKTNISSVSGKSDRNKVATINMAISISNINHLQKVVERIKQISDIYSVRRMMN
- a CDS encoding SH3 domain-containing protein, which produces MIKKGMIIYICMTLLFVAAFLHTEKGSAANDQVIINVDLLNVRSNAALTSSVTAKVKKGQVYDVVEKKNDWIKIKLSRNSTGWVAGWLVTQKKTSATSSSTQSITSGSGTVVSNATGLRFRSGPGTSFGVIGVFEKGKTAAYLEKSGEWIKISYSGKQGWVSSDYVKLNTSNQNSNTASSMNKKASVNATSLNVRKTPSASGVRVGSLKKNATVTVVKEQSNWMQIKTNSLQGWVHSDYLKFDSIDSAKTPSEDSSSTNSNKLNTSGTVTATSLTVRNSGALSGKVVGSVRKGTKVTIIEEKNDWYKINYGTNKSGWVSSRYISKTADSSNNPSNNDSKKKVKIIYDGTNIRSGASTNYSVVKRANSGDLFEIIETVGDWYKIKLGNSNTGYIAGWVVEASGVQSPVTKPGSEQYVKGKTIVIDPGHGGQDSGAVGSRGTLEKNLTLTTAKLVYNKLKSAGANVSLTRSNDTYISLNSRVSTSHYRNAEAFISIHYDSTADRSANGTTTYYYNTLKDGPLASTMNTEVVKQTKLKNRRKKFGNFHVLRENKKPAVLLELGFLSNRTEEITINTSSYQERVSQGIFNGLTQYFK